AAATACCTGATTGCATTCGGTACCACCCTGTGACTGTGTGTTGAGAGCGAGCGATTCACTTACCTGATTCTGCGCTCTGTTCCACATTGCCGCCCAACTGTAGATGAACGACTGGCTGATAGGGGTTGTCTGTATACAGTTCAAGTTCTGTTTTGAACTGACCGGCTGCCGTTGCTTTGAATAACACATAAAACCTGCCGCTCCGACCAGTCGGGATGGTGATCGGCAGCCCTTCGGTGGAAGCACATCCGCAAAGTGTGCAGGGAACCATCGCTCCGATGAGTTGAAGCGGTTGACGGGTCGGATTATGGATTGTCACTTTCTGCTTTGACGTCTCGTGTGCGGAGATGTTTTTAAATTCACATTGTGGAGCCACAATCTGCGGCGCGCCAAAGAGAGAGGTAGTGAAGAAAATTACTGCCACAATGAAAACACTACCAAAGTAGACGGAGAGGGCAACCTTCAGTTTGCTGAATTCTATTTTCATGATTGAACCTTCTGGCGTTGTGTTGTACGACTACGTTTCATGATGACCCAAAGGACGATCAGAAACAGCAGAATTCCGTTGCCGATCAAGAACCACTGGATCGGGGTTCTCATGCTAGACGGGGATGCCGTCAGTGGTGTGTCGGGTAAGCCGTAGCGCGATAACAGAAACACAGAATCGTCCACAGTGCCGAGGGAGAAGTCCGTTAGATTCGCGGTATGATCTTCACTGATCGGCTGCATGTCGGCATGGTAGTGTATCGCCTTGAGTTTGCATTTCTCGAGAAACGGTATCGTTCCTTTCTGTATCGAACGAAAGGTGTTCTTGCCGGTATAAATTGAGTAATTCGTGGGCGAGTAATCACAGCGGTAATGATATTCCAGCACGGCCCAGTTCAGACGAGGGGCAAATACAACATGCCCACTGGAAATAGACCAGGGATCGTTGGTCAGTTGAAAGTCCAGCGCGACCAGGTCACCTGACTCTTCCGTTTTCGCAGGAATACGCTCCAGCTTCACAACGCTGAACGATGGTTTCTCTAGAATCGCTTCAAAGGGATTATGGTACATGAAACTGCCGGCACACAGATAAACATCGACATCATCGCCCAGAATCAGTCGCATGCGTTCGACGCGGTCTGGAGTGCGGGTGATATAATTTACCTGATATGGATTCGTCTGTCTGGTTTTATGGAGGTCAAAGGCGTAGTGCGGCGTGGCACATGCGACCTGATTTGTATCTGTCCCGCCACGCGGAGTCTCTTCCCCATAATCCTGTACGGCAACGGCCGCGGCGCCTTTCATCAACAGATGTGCGGAATAGTCATACCTTTTTTTGCGGGACAGATCATTGGGGTCATCGAACTGGAATTGGCACTCCGCCCGGCATTGGATGTTCTGGTAAGCGGCTTTGAATTTTTTTACTGCGTTCGCGTATTCCGCCCGGAATTCACGCTCTGAGATCGAGTTCTGTGATTGATGATCTCGTTCGTTTTCGCCCGCTGATACTGTCATAGCACCATTGATGACGATCAATCCTATTACCACGAAATGCTTTCGTAACGACATCCCCGAACGCTCCCGACAAAAAACATGGCTTCCCACCCGGTGGATAGAAACCAGATCAGGGATTCATTGTCTATCTGTTTTCATGAAATTTCATATTCGAGAAATGTTTCAGACCGAGGGGCAGGATATCGACGGAGAAAACGTTCGAACTTGTTCTCTCGCTGTGAAACCAATTCGTAGGGACGGGACCCATGTGCCCGCCCGCCTGGTTGCTTTCAAGAACAGATCGCAGGTGAGGGGATCTGTTGAACCGTTCCAGTGAAAATACAAATTACATGGTTCGCCATAGACAACAATGCTATGATCGAGATGAGCGAAAGTTCTTCTCTCTCCTGAAATTTTACTGAATGTGAGTGACTTGAATGAACCATTTTAAAGAAATCAGAGCAGCATACGACAAGGGAATACTGACATCTGATGAAGCCGTGGTCAAAATTCTCTACGGACTGACAATGGAAACGTCGCTCCAGGATTTGCAGGAATCAGGCCCGGAACTGATCTCGATTTTGAGAGAGTTTCTGAATGACTATGGTTCTTTAGTTCCTCGGAATACAGGGGCTGTGCTTGTTACCAGAGAACAGATGCAAATCGCACGCGCGCTGTTAAAGTAGCTCACTTCAGCGTTTTAATCATTTCCTGGGCTTTGGTTTCGAAGATGGCCTGCCATTCGGGGGCCAGCATGCAGTCGCTGTCTTCCTGGGCGCCTCCCACATTTTTGAGTTGTTCGGCGGTAGGGGCGTAGTAGTTGTAGCCGTTGGTGTAGCCGGCGACGAACGTGTTTTCGAAGGGCGATTTTTTCTTGATGTTGAGGCCGATGTTGACCGTCAGTTCCGCAGGGAAGGTGATCATGCGGAAATCGCCGACCTTGATGCCGAATACTTCTACATCGAGTGTCTTGCCGGCGGCCTGGTTGCGGGTCTGGTGTTTGTTGAGCAGTCTGAGGTTGGCATTGTTTCGCGTCATCTGCTCCATCTTGTAGACGTTGTTAATATAGCGTTCCATGTTGGCACGGTTTTCCTCGTCGAGTTTTTTGAGGTCGTCACGTCCCAGTTTTTCATCGAGCAGATAACGGTGCGAGTAATACGACGGGTATTTCTCATAGAGTTTGTATTTCACAATCAACGGCAAGAATGTCTTCAGGTTCAGGCTCGTTCCCTGTAGCGCTTTGACCAGCTGCTCCTGCTCTTTTTCCAGGGCGGCGATGCGGGTTTCATTGTTGGAACGGGGCACCGCCAGTGTTTCGTTCATGACTTTTAAGGAACCCGCGTCGGTGCATTTGATTTTCTTGAGTGCCTTCAGCGTGCTCAGGCCGAGCAGGTTGCCCAGCGTTTCGGCGTCACGGGGGTTATCGACGTCTTTATACTGCGCCGGGTTGATATCGCCGCCACAACCCTGCACGAACAGGGCAATCGCGCCGTCGCTCAGGTTGTCTTCAATGACCTGCGACGCAAAGCCGCTCATGTCGGCGGTGTTCCCTTTATTGGGGACACCCTGAATGGGATGGCAGGCGAAGTTATAGACCACGGCCAGCGTTTCGCCATTCTTTTTGTCGAGTTTTAAAATGCCGATCTCCGGATCGATGGGACCGATGCCAGCGACTTCTTCATCGGGAGGCAGAGAATAGGCATGTCGCACGTCGGCTTCTTTACCGTTTTTGAGAAATAGCCGGCGATTCTCCATCACGCGGTCTTCGTGTCCGGTGCCTACGCCGATGTTAACGGGAACCAGATTTTTCGCCGCGGCTTTGATCGCCTGAACCGTCCGTTGTTCGACATCTTTACAGACAATGCCATGACAGTGACTGGCGTTGACCATGATGTTTTTCGGCTTGATCTGCAGGTCTTTTTCAATCTGATCGCGCACGTTGCCCAGATATTCATTGGTAATCGAACCAATCTCTCCGATGGCAACGGCATCGACGGTGACGAGAACAGCGGTCGTGTCACCCTCTTTGATCACCAGGGCTTTCACATACAACGGATCATTCACCAGTGGCACATCACGGTTTGTAATATCCACCTTAGCAGCTCCGGCAAGAATGTCTCCTGCGGTAGCGACTGGAGCTGACATCAAGCAGATGAGCGTGACCAGCAGCATTGCGCCTGCAAGTCGGACTGGGTTGTAAGAATGAAAAGAGCGCGTGGGGGAAGTCAAACGATTCATGGTGACAGGTACTCTGAGTCTGGTTGAAAAGCGAGGAAACAGGAATGTAATTTTAAACGGATGAAACAGACGAAGCTTCTTTGTAGTTTAACGAAGCCAGTGACGTTCCAACACCTGTTCTTTCGAAAAAACGGTGTAATACAACCTGGAACGTGACCGGCAGTATAGGAATTACTTCAAATCAAACTGCAAGTTGTTCTCTCCCTCTTTGACATCCGCTTTTAAGTCGGTCGTGGACTGGCTGTGATATTTTTTCGGTACACTGGACAGGCCCGATTTGGATTGCGCCTGGGTGGGAGTGAATACTTCGGGCATCGTAATAAATACGCTATATTTGCCGGCGGGAATGGGACCATCGAGGGTAAAGGAACCACCCGACTGCAAGTCACCTCCCGCGCCAGAGCCTATCTGCTCGGAAATGAAATTGATCCGGCAGTCGGTAAGCGGTTTTCCCTTGAGCGTGACTGAACCGCTGATGGTGCCCATGGATTTGGTTTCGGCTTGCGCCCCGCCGCAGCCTGCCAGCAGGCAAATCAGACAGACCGCGATTCCCAGTCGAAGCCAATGCTGGCGAACATGTTGTAAAATTGAAGTAGTCATAAATCGTATTCCAGAATTCAGTGTGACACACACCTGTGAAAGTCGCAACAGGTGTGTGTCGATGTTGCAGCACTGGTCGTTAGAATTCGCCGATCACTTTACCATCGTTGAGTGCCCCCAGAGCGAGGAGGGTATTGAAGTCAATGTTGTCTGAGATCAAGCGCGCGGCTCCATCGCCCAGCAGGACATGCACACCGCCTGTATGAAACGATGTCAGTGGCCCATTGTTGAACCCGGCTCCTGTATAGGCGGGTTTGGTATTCGGATTGGGAGAATAGCGGATGGTAACGACACCGCCGCCTCCATAACCAGAACCGCCGCTGGTAGAGACACCGCGATGACCCGACCAGCCACCAGACAGATTCTTGCGGTAGTCCACGCCGGCGATCGATCCGGAATCTTCGCCGACGATGATGGTATTGGAAGTCCCATCGGTGCAGTCGCGCATTTTCTTGGACTTACTGATCTGTAACAGTCCGTTCTGGGCCATGACGCCGTAATAGGTGTTGTCGACTGCCGTGGTGTTAAAGGGAGCCGCAGCGGTATAGGCACCGCCGATTCCGACATAATCCATCGTCATGCCGACATCCCCTCTGTCCTGTCCGGGAGAAATGCCATTTGCTGTTCCGACAAAGAACGCACTCAGCGGGCTGGACGGGCATTTGTAGATGGGCACCATTACGTTGTTCAATGCTTCATTGGAACCCGCACCGGTTCCGTATCCGCCGTCGCCGGTCCAGCCGTTGTACGTATTGTAGCCGCGACCGTTAGCGGGTGTTTGAGTCAAATTGTTATACAGTGGCGCCTGATCAATGTAAGGCAGAATTGAAGCACGCCAGTTGGCCTGATAGATGGGAGACTGGGCGCCGATCGGAAAAGTACCGAAGACATCATGATAGTTATGTAAGGCCAAGCCAACCTGTTTGAGATTGTTTTTACAGGTACTCCGCCGTGCGGCCTCGCGTGCCTGCTGCACGGCGGGAAGCAGTAAGGCGATCAGAATGGCGATAATGGCAATCACCACCAGCAATTCGATTAAGGTAAATGCGTTGCGTTTCACGTGATCTCATCCTTTTCTAAAATTTATAAAGCAATGAGTTGATCTAAAAAAAATGAACTTTCACGTTATGGCAAGAGCGCGGTCACAGAATAACGTGTTTCGCAGGGAACTCCGGGATCAGCTGAGCGGTTTGGTCCCTGAATTTGTCTCAGGTTCTGGTTGGGAGCAGACTGCTATTGACTGCCGGATTCAGAGAGAACCAGGCAGGGCCTTTGAGCGCCAGCGCGAATTTTTAGTCTTGCCAAGCTCTACTTTACTGAGAAATTGAGGATGTGATATGTCTTATCAGACTGAATGATTTCACAATCGGACATTCTGGCGCGCCGAAGGCTGAATCACTCTATCTTCCTTCATAACGGAGCTTTAAGATGATGGCAGAACGCTCATCTATTTGAGACTGTTGGGAACCGTGCCCGATCGACTATAATCTGTTGTGCTCTAAAATCTGACGAAACAGGTTCTCTGAACTAAAGAAACAGCCGCTGTCATGGCAGCGGAAACCGACTCAGGGATCGCGACACGTTCGCAGTATTAAGAACTATTAGTCGAAGTTGTGCACACATGCGTCATCAAGCTTCCATCAACGGACCAGAGAGTTCGCAACCTCTCATTCATCAACGCGAAATCACTCCGGATGCCGAGAAAACAGACCTCTCTTATTATCTTCCCTCCACGCGGCCTCAGCGGCTGGGGTCTCTGAAACAGAGTTGGAGTTACCTGGCATATTACCATCCGACTCCAGGGCCTTTTGCCCGGTTTACTTCCGGACATTTCCCGCCGGGCACGACGACCCAGAAACA
This window of the Gimesia fumaroli genome carries:
- a CDS encoding DUF1573 domain-containing protein — its product is MKIEFSKLKVALSVYFGSVFIVAVIFFTTSLFGAPQIVAPQCEFKNISAHETSKQKVTIHNPTRQPLQLIGAMVPCTLCGCASTEGLPITIPTGRSGRFYVLFKATAAGQFKTELELYTDNPYQPVVHLQLGGNVEQSAESGK
- a CDS encoding DUF1559 domain-containing protein translates to MKRNAFTLIELLVVIAIIAILIALLLPAVQQAREAARRSTCKNNLKQVGLALHNYHDVFGTFPIGAQSPIYQANWRASILPYIDQAPLYNNLTQTPANGRGYNTYNGWTGDGGYGTGAGSNEALNNVMVPIYKCPSSPLSAFFVGTANGISPGQDRGDVGMTMDYVGIGGAYTAAAPFNTTAVDNTYYGVMAQNGLLQISKSKKMRDCTDGTSNTIIVGEDSGSIAGVDYRKNLSGGWSGHRGVSTSGGSGYGGGGVVTIRYSPNPNTKPAYTGAGFNNGPLTSFHTGGVHVLLGDGAARLISDNIDFNTLLALGALNDGKVIGEF